Proteins encoded together in one Procambarus clarkii isolate CNS0578487 chromosome 71, FALCON_Pclarkii_2.0, whole genome shotgun sequence window:
- the LOC138356235 gene encoding von Willebrand factor-like has product MTRTIIREAGLFVFAEVTDMGLVLQWDRGTRAYLRLDPVWKGKVRGLCGNYNGDEQDDFQTPSGGSSEVSVKIFGDSWRLQNYCPDSILIKDTCSLHPHRKVWAADQCAVLKTPIFAACHSEVPVEPYEER; this is encoded by the exons ATGACACGAACCATCATCCGTGAGGCTGGATTGTTCGTGTTCGCGGAGGTGACGGACATggggctggtgctacagtgggaccGTGGCACCCGCGCCTACCTCAGACTCGACCCTGTCTGGAAGGGCAAG gTGAGAGGTTTGTGTGGGAACTACAATGGCGACGAACAGGACGACTTCCAGACACCATCAGGAGGCTCCAGTGAGGTCTCCGTCAAGATCTTCGGGGACTCCTGGAGGCTACAGAACTACTGCCCCGACAGTATTTTGATCAAG gacacatgcAGCCTACACCCGCACAGGAAGGTGTGGGCGGCCGACCAGTGCGCGGTGCTCAAGACCCCAATCTTCGCCGCCTGCCATTCTGAAGTGCCTGTTGAACCCTACGAGGAACGGTAA